Genomic window (Mycoplasma leachii PG50):
TTTAATTTATCTTTACTTTGAATAGTTATTTTATTTTGATCAGAATTTATTTTAAATAAATCAGAAACATCAAGATCATTTAAATAAACATAAGCATTAATATTATAGAGTTTAGCAAGATTATTATTAATTTGATATTCTATTTTTACATCTTGAGTTGTATTAAAAATATTTGTGTTTTTTGCTTTTGAACTATAGTTTTTTTGACCATAATTTTTTGTATTGTAATAATTAGAAAATTCGTTATTAAAATTATTATTACTTTTTGAAATTAATAATTTATCACCAATATATTCGTACCCATTTAAATCATTAATAATTGCTTTAGAATTATAAGGTAAAAAATTTATCCCATCATTATTACTATAATAACCATCACTATTTAAAACAATAAAAGCCCCTTTAGAATTATCACTAGCTAAATATTGATCATCTCACCCAATAATACTTACAGCATGTGTATTTATTTTACTAGTATAAATTAGTTCATGAACTTTAGTTTTATTATTAGTTTTTATACTAATATGTTTGTAGTTTTGATTTTCTTTAGTAGCATAGTTTTTAATTGGAACAAATAATGAACCATTATTTACTATATGTTTTTTTATATTTAAAAGATCGTATCTATTAAATCTAACATCTTTTACTTGATCTCTAAATGATTTAATGTTTTTAGAATTATATATTTTTTGTAATCAAGTTTTATATTCACCTTTATTTGGTACATAATATAAATCACCAAGCTTAAAATCAGATTCAAAAGCAATTCCATTTTCTTTAATTAGTTGATCATAATCAAAAAACCAAGCACCACCACCAATTAGATCTTTTTGATTAATTGAAATGCTTGCTTCTGATAAATCATACATTTCATTATTATTAATCATTAATGAAGTTTCTAATGATTTTGTAGCACTAAAATCTCAACACAACCCAGTATTATATTGATATTGATTAAATAAAATATAATCATCTCTTAAAGAATAATATGATCTATTTTCTTTTGATAAATTAGTATTATTTGAAGTATTAGTAATCATTTTATTAACATAAGTTATGTTAATATTTTGATTTGTTTTTAAAAATATAAAAAAAATAACAACAGATATTATTATTGATTGTAATAATAAAATAATTTTTTTATTAGTTTTGTTCATAATCTTATTAGTAATTTAAATTAAAATTGTAAATTAATTTTATAATTCTAAGTTTTTTATTTAAATAGTAGTTTTAATATTTATTATATTTTAAATTTATAATTTATATATCTACTTTTAGTACTAATTATACAACATAGGAGAAAGATGTTTAACAAAACTATTATTCATATAGATATGGATGCTTTTTTTGCAAGTTGTATGCAGCTAAAACATCCTGAATTAAAAAATAAACCTGTAGTAATTTCTAATAGTTTTGATAAATCTATTATTTCAACAGCTAGTTATGAGGCTAGAAAATATAATATTAAAGCAGCTATGCCTTTATTTAAAGCAAAAAAACTTTATCCTCAAATTATAAGTGTTAAACCAGATATGATTTTTATTAATAATATTTCATATCAAATTTGAGATTTTATAAAAAATAATTATACTAATAAAATTGAAGTTGCTTCAATTGATGAAGCTTATTTAGATGTAAGTGATTTAGTTAAAAATACAAGTGTACTTATACTAGCTAAAAATATTCAAAAAGATATTTATGATCAATTTAATCTAACTTGTTCAATTGGAATTGGGTTTAATAGATTTAGTGCTAAAATGTCAACTAGTTTAGATAAACCAAACGGAATTACTTTAACAACAACTAGTAATTTTAAAGATAGCATTTGGCCTATTTCAATTAATAAAATGTATGGTTTTGGTCAATCAGCAGCTAAACTTTTAAATAATACAAAAATTAAAACTATTAAAGATTTAGCTTTATTAAGTGATGTTGAAGTTTATCAATTATTAAATAAAAAAGGTCTAGCTTTAAAAAAAGAAGCTTTAGGTTTAGGTAGTGATTATATTAATTATTTATCAAATGATTATAAAAGTATTTCAAAAGAAACAACTTTAAATACACCAATTTATCAATATGATGAAATAGAAACTATTATTTTAAATTTATCTAAATTTATTTCATATAAATTACACAAAAATCAATTATTATGTAAAACTATTGAAATTAAAATTAGATATAAAATTGATGAAAAACTTTTTGATAAACAAAAAAACTTAGCAAGTAGACACAAACAAATTACTTTAAAAAACCATACTAATGATTTTGAAAAAATCTATAATAGTGCATTAGATTGTTTTTATAGTTTATATGAACAAAATAAAGGAATTTTGTTAATTGGAGTAGGTGTTAGCAAACTAATTCATAAAAATCAAAATTGAGTACAACTTGATATTGAAAATCAAACCAAAGTTGATAAAAATCAAATAGATAATGCTTTAAAAATAGAAAATATGATTTTTGATATTAATAAAAAATTTAAAAAACCAGTTATTTTTAAAGCTAAAGATTTAAAAAAAATCTAGCTAATAACTGGTTTAAATTAAAGGTTCATTTAAACTAACTAGTACAGTTTTTTCATCTGATGGAATATTAATTTTAATAATCATTTCAGTTTCAACTTTAAAATTAATTCACCCTAATCCAGATATTGAAATATCATATCAATTGTTTAAATGTTCTTTTGTAAATTTAAATTCATAAACTTGAATTTTTTCACTATTGTTTATATATGGAATTAAGTTTTTTCTATTATTATTTCAATATCTTATAACATTTTTAGTATTAGTTCTATGTAAATTAATTTCTTTATTTGTATAAATATGAAAACTAGTTTTTTGGTTATTTGAACTTATATAATCAAATCAACATACTCCAGAAAAGAAAATAGAATTATTATTTGTTAATTGATAAGTGAATTGTTGTATTTCTTTTTTAAAATAACAATAACTTTGAAATCTTTTATTCATTAAATTAGCAATACTGTTTTTTCTACTGACTCCAGCACTATCAAAAATAGTTGTATTTGTATCTAGTTGAATTTTAATAAAATCTAAAGTAGTATTAAAAAATTTTGAAACAACTATACTTGGAATTAATTGATTTATTTCTAGCATTTTATTAATTAAACTAGATTTACCAACATTACTTGCCCCAATAAAGTATTGTTGGTTTTTATTATTTTTAATTACTTTATTTAATAAAGGCTCAACTAAGTTGATCTTATTAGCGCTAGTTAAAAAAATCTCAACATTTTTTAAAAAACTATTTTTAAAAATATTATTAATATAATTTCTGATTTTTTCTAGTTTGATAGATTTTGGTAGTAGATCTATTTTATTAACTACTAAAATTACTTTAAAGTCTTTAATCAAATTTTCTATTTCTAAAATTCTTGACCCAAATAAATCAAAAATATCTAAAACATAATAAAAGACTAAATTATTATTTTTATTTTCTTTAATTAAAGTTGAAATTTTATTAATAAACTCTTTATCATTAATTTCACTATCAACTAGTTGATTGTAATTTTTGATTTTAAAACATCTTAAACAATAAGCGTGTTCAGAATCATTAACATAACCTTGCTCTAATTTATTTGTAGTTTGTAATAAACTTCCACAACCTAAACATGATTTCATAAAAACTCCTAATCTTTTTTAATATATTTATTATTAGTGTTTTTAAATCTAGAAAAAGCATAAATAAACTCAATAAAATATAAAATCTTTAATACATCATTAAAACAATGAGTTTTAGCTAAATTAATACTTTTATTTAATATTTTAAACTCATCTAAATCCATTTTATTTAATGAAAATAATTTTAAAGCATTGCAACAGCTTAAATAAATATCTTCAGTATCAATTAAATTATTATCATTAAAAATATCTTTAGCATAATCAATAAATTTTCTTAAACTAGGAATAGTAATTGTATTTTCTCCCATTCAACCTTTTTGAATATTTTTAGGGTTATAAAATTGTTGATTTTTATTATCTAAATTAACAAATGATAAATGATTTAATACCTGATAAATATCTAAACTATTAATTTTATATTCATTAGTAGTTTTATCTAATATAAATAAATCAGATTTTTTATTTTTTAATAAACTTTTATTTTGATTAATTCAAGATTCGATAATTTTTTTATCATTACTTTGACCTGCAAAAATAATTGTTTTTATATTTTTATTAATACACATATTAATAAAACTTTTTTTTAACAAATTATATTGTTTAAAAAAATCATAAGTTTTATCATTATAATTTCTTTTTATAGATAGTGACTTAATTGCTTTACGGTTAATTCTGTTATAAATTTCTTCTAAGTTTTTTGCAAATGAGTATTGTAAAATATAAACCAAATTTACAATCTTTTTCATTATCATTATATAAAGTTGGTTGTAATTCTTCTTTATTATGACTTTTGTTAAAAAACTCAGTATCAACAATAATCGCAGGTCAACTTATTTGTTTTAATATTTTAGTTATTTCTTTTTTATTAATATAAAAATATTGATATTTATTTAAATAATATTTTTCATTTTCAACGATAATTTTATTAAAATTCATCTTTATCATCTTTTCTATTTATAATAATATCAAAATAAGATATTTAATATATTATTAAAATACGAAAAGGCAAATATGATAAATAATATTACTGTTAAACAGTTCTTTTTTATTACAGTACAACAACATTTAATATATAGTATTTTAGAAGAAGAAACAAATATAGCTAAAAAAGAAAAAGCAAATAAGTTGAAAGTCAAGATTTATACTAAAGCTAAAGTCAAACCACTATTAGAAACTTGTAATAAAAAAACTAGAGATTTAGTTTTGACTCTTTTAGATTTAAATAATTGAGAAGAATTAAAAGAGTTTTTAAAAACTAAAAAAGAAAATTTTATAACTGAAAACAAAATAAATCCACTTGAACTTTTTAAAAGCACACCAGAGTCTAATCCAACAGAAATTGTTGAAGATTTATCTAAAATCTTAACTTTAATGACTGATATTAATGTTTATTCTTTATCTTTTAATTTAATTATTGATTTAGAAAGTTTATTTCCTAAATTAGGTGAAGATGAACTAATAAGTAACACTAGTTATGATGATATTTATTATTTATATGATAATTTATTAAATAGTCTTATAGAAAAAATAAAAGAATTACATATTAGTGGTTTTGAAGAAAATATTGATGAAATTTTAACTTTAATTAGTCAAATTCAAGAAACTAAAGACATTTCTATTAAAAAGACATTAATTGACCAGCTCTTTTCTATTTTTGAAACCAAAAAAAGCATATTTTCTGATCAATTTATTACTAGTTTTTTAGAAGGAAGTAGTAAAAAAAATTCTAGTTCTTTACAAAATCATTAAAGAATTAATTAAAATTGATTTTTTAATTGGTTTAAATCCTTTTATTTCAGAATATATGATTAAATTTAAAACTGAATAATTTTTTATTTATAACTTATAGAACTACTCTATAAGTCTTTTTATTTTATTATTTTGACTTTATTCCTTTAATTCTTGAAGAATAATATAGTGCTTCAGCAATAGTTGGATGTGTATAAACTGATCTTTGTAATTGAGTAAAAGTTAATTTTTGTTGCATAAATAAAGCAATTTGATTAATTAATATATTAGCAGTTTCTATCATCATAAAACAACCCAAAATTTGATCAGTTTGTTTGTCAATTAAAAATTTAATAAAAGAATAATCTGCAACAATTCCATCTGCATGAGCTCTTGGAAGTGCTTTTGAATTAATTATAAGTGATTCAAATTCTATTTTTTGTTCAATTAATTGTTGTTCAGTCAAACCAACTCCAGCAATTTCTGGGTTTAAATAAATTGCTCAAGGAACAAGATTTTTATAAAATTTTTCAGAGTCATTATACTTTAAAATATTTCTAGCAACAATATCACCTGTTTTATAAGCTACAGAAGATAGTAAAGTTAAACCAGTTATATCACCAATTGCATAAATATTATTAAAATTTGTTTTCATTAAGTCATCTACTAAAACAAAACCATTTTTATCTTTTTTAATATCAAGATTTTTAAATGATTCATTATTAGCTTGTCTACCAACAGCTAAAAGAATTTTTTCTGCTTGAACAAAGTTATTATCATCATAATAAACTTTATCAAGATCAATTCTTTTAATATTTACTCTATCAATAACTCTGATATTTTTTAAGTCAAAATATTGCTTAACACTTTTTTGAATATCCATATCAAATCGAGATAAAAAATCAACATTAGTTAAAATGGTAACTTCAACACCTAAAGTATTATAAAAATAAGCAAATTCTAATGAAATGGATCCATCTCCAATAATTACCATTGATTTTGGAACACTTTCTAAGTATAAAGCTTGATCTGAATTAATTAAATATCCGTTTTTTATTGATTCTTCTATTCCTTGAAAATTAATAACTTTAGATCTAGAACCAGTTGCTAAAACTAGTTTATCAAAATAAATAATTTGTTCATTTATTTTAATACTATTTTGATCTAAAACTTCTCCAAAACCTTTAAAAAATTTAACATTGTTTAAATCTAGTTGTTTTTGAATGCTACTATTAAAAAATGTCTTATTTTCTAGTCTTCTTTGTTGAATTTTTTTAATATCATATTTAATATCATTTGTAAAAACTCCATAGTTTTTTGCATTTTTAACTAATTCAAGAACTTTAGCTGATTTAATTAATGTTTTAGTAGGAATACATCCTTTATTTATACAAGTTCCACCCAAGTCTTCTTTTTCAATTAAAGCAACTTTTAGTTTATTAATACTTAAAATATTTGCTAAACTATATCCACCAGGTCCTGCTCCTAGAACAACTACATCAAATTTTTCCATAACTAACCTCTTTTTTTATTTGATAAAAATAGTTTAAAAATCTTAAACTTAAATAAATTTTAAAATAATAATTAATTAATATTAAAAGTTTTTCAGATTAAAATTTTTAAAAATCTTCAATATATTTTAAACCTTTATAAGTAATTTCTCTTCCTTTAATTGTTCTAATAATTAAATTTTCTCTTATTAAAAAAGGTTCAATATTATTTGCAATAATTAAAGGAGTTGTATTTAGTAAATGTGCAATATTATCTAATCCAATTCTTTTATTTTTAGCAATCATTTTTAAATAATTAATTTCAGTTACTGTTAAACCTAGTTCATAAATTTCTAGCTTTTCTAATACTTTTTTAATATAATGAATATCGATTTTTTTAGGATTATCACAAATGATATGATCTTTAATTCTTTTAATTAAATTAATAGCAATTCTTGGTGTTTTTCTACAAAAACTAGCTAAATATAAGTAGATATCTTGATCAAGTTTAATTTGAAACTTATTACAATATAATTCAACAATTTTACTCATATCTTCTAAATTATATTCTTGCATTGTGAAATTAATTGGAAATCTATTTAATAAAGGTATAGGCATTTTATTAATTTCAGTAGTAGCACAAACTATTGTAAATTTAGGTAAATCAATGTTTACAACTTTAGAATTATAGTCTTTACCAATAATGATATTTAGTTTATTTTCTTCTAAAACTGGATAAATAATTTCTAATATTTCTTTATTAACTGCATGAATTTCATCAATAAACAATACATCTTTTTCTTTAATACTAGTTAAAATTGAAATAATATCACTAGCTTTTTGTAAATTAGAACCATTTAAAATTCTAATATTTGTTTTTAGTTGTTTTGCTAGTAAATAAGCTAAACTAGTTTTTCCATATCCACTAGGACCATAAATAAAAATATGATCAACAACTTTATTTTGCTTTTTTGCAGATTTAATAAAAACTTTCAAATTATCTAAAATATTATTTTGTCCAATATATTCTTCTCATTTCTCAGGTCTAAACATACACTTTTGTCACCTTTAATAAATTTTAATTATTTATATAACTTAGTTTTTCTAAAACATATTTTGTTAGTTCATCTATAGTTAAATCTTCATCAATATTAATGATGATTTTATAAATATCTTTTGTTTTATAGCCTAATTTTTCTAAGCTTGTAATTACTTTATTTTTCTTTTCGCTTATTTTATTATTAAATAACTCTTTTTGAACACTATTTATAATTAGTCTTGCTGTATAACTTCCTATTCCTTTAAGTTGTAAAATTTTATCAGTCTTAGCATTTTTAAAAATATCAATTAATTCTTCATAACTGTAGTTTTCTAAAATTAAAAAAGCAGTTTTTTCTCCAATTGTATTAATATTTATTAAAATTTCAAAAAGATCTCTTACTAGTTGATTATAAAAACCATAACATTTAAAAAGATTATCAATCACATTAGTTGCTATATAAATTTTATTATTTTCACTTAATTTAAAATTTTTAAGATCTCTTTTTAAATACAAATATCTATAACCCAAATTATTTAATTCTAAATATAAAAATTTGTCATCTATTTTATGTAAAAAAGCATTGATATAATCATTCATAATATCACCTCAATATAGTATTAGAAAATTTTTTTAAATTAACTATTTTTAAAAAAGTGTATAAAAAAAGAGTCTTAATAAAGACTCTTAATTATAAATTATTAACCACTATTTGTATTTACGGTTTTGTTTTTGTTTGTAAATACGTTTTTCTTTTTTGCTTAAGTGGTATTCACGTTTTCTAGCTTCTGCTTTATTTGATGAAGCAACTTTTTGAAAGCGTTTTAATGCTTTTTCAATTGTTTCTCCATCATGAACAATAACACTTGCCATTAACTTTTTCAACTCCAATTCAATACAAAAATAATTATATCTTAACTTGATATAAAAATAAAGATTTTTAATCTTTTTCTTTGTTTTTTAGTAATTAAATAACTATTAGATTAAACTACAAAAGTATGAGCATCCTGATTGAATTAATTATTTATCATATATCCTTAAAAGCTTGACATTATATATATATATATATATATATATATATATAATGTTTCTGGCTATATAAAATTCATAAATATGTAGCTAATTAACCGGTTATTTTAGAAAGGAAACATTTATGAAAAAACTACTAACCTTGTTAGGTTCAGTTACTTTAATTGCAACTACAAGTGCTGCTGTAATTGCATGTGGTGGAACTAGAAGCGAACAAAAAACTACTGACACTAAGGAAAAAGATGATAAGGAAAAATCTAAAGAAAAAAAAGAAGAATTTAAATCAGTTCTTAGTGATAAAACAAAAGAAGAAGCCAGTAAATTGATAAATCAAATAATAGATTTAACAGATAATGGTGAAGAAGAAATGATTAAAAATAAAGATGAAATATCAAAAGATGCAGTAAAACTTTTAGATGAAATTATTGTTGAAAATAATAAAGATGTTAAAAAAACAATAGAAAACTTCAAAGAAAAACTAATTAATTTTACATCTCCTTTTTTTGTTGGTGATTTATTAGGTAATATTACAAATTCAGAAAATGAAGAAGATTCTATTTGAGTTTCTGAAATTGAAATGAATGGCAAAAAAGAAGAAATTGTTGGAATTGTTTTTAATAGTGATCCTAAAAAAGATCTAATAAAAGAATCTAATGAAATTACAAAAGAAGCAACTGAAGAAGATGATAAAAGAGTTAAAGATATAATTAGTGATTACAAAAAATATTTAGCTGAATACAAAAAAATATTTGAAGAAGAAACTGAAGAAATTTTTACTAAATTAAAAGACTTACTTACTAAAGATTTATCATCTACAACATTAAAATAAATAATAAAAATAAAGGCTTGGATAACTTCCAAGCCTTTATTGTTCTAGTATTTTTTGATAAATTTTACTTCTATAATTTCATATGGTTTATTTAAAGATTCTAATTTCAAAACAGGTGTTTCATGTCCAAAAACATCTTTTTTAAGTTTAATTCCAACAACATAATAATTTTTATCATTTCATTTAACTTGTTGATATAGTTTAACAGGCTTATTTAATTCTATAACTTTTGAAACTTCTTTATTGTTATTAGAATTTAAAACTTGTTGTTTAGTATTATTTAAATTACTAGTTATATCTTTTGATAAATACTTTTGATCTTGATTAGTTATTTGATTAGATTTAGATTCTAAAAAATCTTTTTCATTATTATGTATATTTAAATTACTTTCAGGATTTATTGTTCAAATTTTATTATTTGAAGTTTTTAAATTATGTTCATTTTTTTCTTGATTAATTTCTATTTTATTTAAATCTGTTTGATTTTGACTACAAGAGTTTTGACATTTACAATCAGTTAAATTACACTGACAATTATCTTTGCTTTTACAAACATTTTTTAATTGCTCTTCATTTTGATTACATTCATAACAACAATTATTTGTAGTTGTTTTTAAACAAGAATCATTATTTTGTTCTAATTTAATTTCTTTGTTTTTAATTTTAGTTTGTTGTTTATTATTTAGCTTATCTTTTGTATTCAAATCATCTTTATTTAATTGATTTTTTTCAATTCATAAGTATTTATCTAATTTTTCAACTTCATCATTATCAATTAATTCATTTGGTTTTTCAACTATATGTTCACTAATTAATTTTTGATCTAAACTATTTTTAATTTCTTTACTATCATCTTCAATTCAATTATCATTTGTTAAATTTTTATCTTTAATCAATTCATTAGTTAAATCTTTTTCTTCAATTCATGAATCTTTTGTTAAATCGTCTTCATCTAAACTTAGTTTGATTTCATCATCTTTTATTTGACTAGTTTTAATAACTTGATTTTCTTGTTGTTCATCTTGATAAGTTAATTTATCAAAATTAATAGTAGCTGTTCCAAATTCTTCTGGATCTAATTCAATTTCTTGTTTATCCATATTTTGATCAAGTTTTATTATTTTTTCATCTTGTTCATTTAAAAGATCATCATTTGTTTTTAGATCATTTAAACTAATTGTTGAAGTTTGATAAAAAGTACTATCATTAGTGATTAAATTAGTTAAATTAAAGTCTTTATTTACAATTTGTTCATCATTTTGATAATCATCATTTGATTTAACAATTTCATCATTTAAATTTTGATCAAAATTATTTTTTAAATCATCTAATGACGAGTAATCATAAACATGATATTTAGCTTTTTGTTTTCTAAAATATTGATCTAATCAAGTCTGATGTTTTTTTCTTTGCTGATAATCTAATAAGTTATCATCATTTTTTTTATCATTGTTATTTTGACTTTCTAAATCTTCATTTGATTCAACTTCTTCTAGTTGTTCTTGTTGATATTTATTTAAAAACTTTAAAAAAGCTTCAGATTTATTTTTATTTTTTTGATCTAGTCAAATAATGTATTTAATATACTTATCAATAGTTTGAATCATATAAGGTTCATAATCTATTAAATCAATTGCTAGCATTTCTTTAATAGTATCAAAATCAAATTTTTTAATAGAAACATAATAATCAATTTTATTAATCAAAACATCAGTTAAATATTGTTTAACTTCTTTTTTTGCCATAAATTTAATCCTACTTTTTCTTATTACATTTAATATTATAGTTTATATAAAAATATACTTGTATAAACTTAGTAAAAAATCAATATTTATTATTAAATAATTTATATAAGTAATTTTTGCTATAATTTTTAAGTTATAGAAAGTCTAGTGTTATGAAAAAAGTTCTTAGTTATTTTTTAATAATTCTAATATTTTTTACTAGCTTATTTTTTATTAATAATAAAAATCAAAACCAAGTTAATTTAACTTATAATACTCAATTTAATGATGATAATAAAACTCAAACACAAAAAGAATTTTTATGAGGTGGAAAAGCTTTAAGATACTTTTTATACAAACACTCAACTGCAAAAACTAATAAAAGTTTTAACCAATTTACAGATAATCTATTAGCCAATTTTGAAATGTTTTTTAAAGCAAAAACAAAACAAAGATATTATTCTAATTATTATATTACTGAACAGCAATCTGAAGAATTTAAACACGCAATTTTATCAAGTATTTTAGTAACTTCAGAATATGGTTCAACATCACCTGAAGAGTTTTTTGCTGAATCATTTAGTAGATATGTTTCATCTAATGAAAAACAAAAAAATCTAACTTGGTATTTATTAGAACATTTTTTTACTAAAACTTTTTATAAATTAAAACAACAAAATATTGGAATTTTAACTTCAAATGATAAAACTATAAATTGAAAAAAAATTAAAAATGTGATTGATAATGAAACTGATGTTTTTTATAAATATGAATTAGAACCTCAAACTAATTTAGATATTAGCTATGATAGGTTAACTCATTTAGATTTAGGATATACAAATTTAGGTTTTGAAAGGTTTAGAAATAGCATTCCACAATATGGTTATAATAGTGTTCAGTATGTTTATGATACTATTAATTACATTTATAATAATATTTTTACAGCTCAAATTAATAATTTAGATTTGTTAAATAAAAATAAAAACATTTTAAGTGTTACAAAATTTTTAAATTATTATAAAGAAAATATAGAGATTTTTTTAGATTATATGAAACTAAACTTGTATAAACCAAAAAATATTATTAATAAAAATAATGATCAACAATTTTTTAATAATTTTGATGAACTAGATACTTATTGAAAAGAAAAATCAAAATTTAATTTTGGAAACAATAGTGCTATTCAAATAAAGAAAAATTTTGAAAATATTTGACAAGCAATTCCTAGTCATTTAGATTCTGATTATTTTGATTTAGAAGAACTAAAAGCTAATACAGTTCATTTATTTAACACTTTACAAAAAGTTACTCATAATAATTTAGATAAGATTTTTGTTAATTTAATTTTAACTAATGATAACCAATTTAGACTTAATAATACTATTCATGATTCAAAAATTAAGGGAATAACTAGTACAAGTTTTTCAAAAAATACTAATTCATCTTCTTATAGTTATGTTTTGATTAAAGCAGATAGTTTTAATAAAACTGAAAATCAATTTCAGTATAATAGATCTTGATTTGCTTCAAACAATCGATTTCAAACATTAAATCATGAGTTTGGACATGTATTAGATAGTTTTTTAGCTTTAAACTCTTATCAAGAAAAACTTAATAAAAATACATTTTCAAGTTTAAATTTTTGAGCAAATCATCAACAAGCAAATTTATATCAAGGAAATATTGTTGTTAATAAAAATAAAAACTGAACTTTATATTTTATTTTTATTATTGGAGTTATTGGAATTAATTTAACTTTAGTTGTTTTTTATATTATATATAATAAAATCTTTAAACCAAAAAACAAAAATACTATTAGAATAAAATAATCATATGGAAAATAAAATTAATTATAAAACTTACAAATTATTAAAACATTTAGCAACAATTAGTAGTGTTGTTTTAGCAATTTGTATTTTACTAACCTTTATTCAATTTACAAAAGACAGACCTATTTTTACTAGTTTAATTCCTTTTATTAGTTTAGAAATAATTTTATTAATACTAGCATTTATTTCTTTACTAATTTATATAATTAATCGAATTAAAAAACAAAAATCTAGTAATTATAAATATGTTAAAAAAGAAATTATTTATTTATATACTAGTTTAAGTTTATATATGTTTAGTTTTATTTTAACTATTATTTACTTACTAATAGGTTTATTAGTAAATAATAGTAGTGCTATTAAAATCTCATTTTATATAATTATTATTATATTTTTTATTTGTATAATATTAAGTAGTATTTTTGAAACTTTATCAAGACTAAATGAACAAATTTTATTATATAAACAAGAATATCAAA
Coding sequences:
- a CDS encoding dihydrolipoyl dehydrogenase — encoded protein: MEKFDVVVLGAGPGGYSLANILSINKLKVALIEKEDLGGTCINKGCIPTKTLIKSAKVLELVKNAKNYGVFTNDIKYDIKKIQQRRLENKTFFNSSIQKQLDLNNVKFFKGFGEVLDQNSIKINEQIIYFDKLVLATGSRSKVINFQGIEESIKNGYLINSDQALYLESVPKSMVIIGDGSISLEFAYFYNTLGVEVTILTNVDFLSRFDMDIQKSVKQYFDLKNIRVIDRVNIKRIDLDKVYYDDNNFVQAEKILLAVGRQANNESFKNLDIKKDKNGFVLVDDLMKTNFNNIYAIGDITGLTLLSSVAYKTGDIVARNILKYNDSEKFYKNLVPWAIYLNPEIAGVGLTEQQLIEQKIEFESLIINSKALPRAHADGIVADYSFIKFLIDKQTDQILGCFMMIETANILINQIALFMQQKLTFTQLQRSVYTHPTIAEALYYSSRIKGIKSK
- the ruvB gene encoding Holliday junction branch migration DNA helicase RuvB, with the translated sequence MFRPEKWEEYIGQNNILDNLKVFIKSAKKQNKVVDHIFIYGPSGYGKTSLAYLLAKQLKTNIRILNGSNLQKASDIISILTSIKEKDVLFIDEIHAVNKEILEIIYPVLEENKLNIIIGKDYNSKVVNIDLPKFTIVCATTEINKMPIPLLNRFPINFTMQEYNLEDMSKIVELYCNKFQIKLDQDIYLYLASFCRKTPRIAINLIKRIKDHIICDNPKKIDIHYIKKVLEKLEIYELGLTVTEINYLKMIAKNKRIGLDNIAHLLNTTPLIIANNIEPFLIRENLIIRTIKGREITYKGLKYIEDF
- the yqeH gene encoding ribosome biogenesis GTPase YqeH → MKSCLGCGSLLQTTNKLEQGYVNDSEHAYCLRCFKIKNYNQLVDSEINDKEFINKISTLIKENKNNNLVFYYVLDIFDLFGSRILEIENLIKDFKVILVVNKIDLLPKSIKLEKIRNYINNIFKNSFLKNVEIFLTSANKINLVEPLLNKVIKNNKNQQYFIGASNVGKSSLINKMLEINQLIPSIVVSKFFNTTLDFIKIQLDTNTTIFDSAGVSRKNSIANLMNKRFQSYCYFKKEIQQFTYQLTNNNSIFFSGVCWFDYISSNNQKTSFHIYTNKEINLHRTNTKNVIRYWNNNRKNLIPYINNSEKIQVYEFKFTKEHLNNWYDISISGLGWINFKVETEMIIKINIPSDEKTVLVSLNEPLI
- the rpsU gene encoding 30S ribosomal protein S21, producing MASVIVHDGETIEKALKRFQKVASSNKAEARKREYHLSKKEKRIYKQKQNRKYK
- a CDS encoding Y-family DNA polymerase, coding for MFNKTIIHIDMDAFFASCMQLKHPELKNKPVVISNSFDKSIISTASYEARKYNIKAAMPLFKAKKLYPQIISVKPDMIFINNISYQIWDFIKNNYTNKIEVASIDEAYLDVSDLVKNTSVLILAKNIQKDIYDQFNLTCSIGIGFNRFSAKMSTSLDKPNGITLTTTSNFKDSIWPISINKMYGFGQSAAKLLNNTKIKTIKDLALLSDVEVYQLLNKKGLALKKEALGLGSDYINYLSNDYKSISKETTLNTPIYQYDEIETIILNLSKFISYKLHKNQLLCKTIEIKIRYKIDEKLFDKQKNLASRHKQITLKNHTNDFEKIYNSALDCFYSLYEQNKGILLIGVGVSKLIHKNQNWVQLDIENQTKVDKNQIDNALKIENMIFDINKKFKKPVIFKAKDLKKI
- the ruvA gene encoding Holliday junction branch migration protein RuvA, whose amino-acid sequence is MNDYINAFLHKIDDKFLYLELNNLGYRYLYLKRDLKNFKLSENNKIYIATNVIDNLFKCYGFYNQLVRDLFEILININTIGEKTAFLILENYSYEELIDIFKNAKTDKILQLKGIGSYTARLIINSVQKELFNNKISEKKNKVITSLEKLGYKTKDIYKIIINIDEDLTIDELTKYVLEKLSYINN